In Alkalihalobacillus sp. FSL W8-0930, a single window of DNA contains:
- a CDS encoding iron ABC transporter permease, translating into MIQISRYHSRSRLLNKLIRIFTNPVHVISALALIFLVYMVAFPIGQILLETFQEDGRGGAASGGLTAANWVNVLSGSISQPLFYKPLFHSLSIGLTVSILSFLLGGGLAWLVMRTDFRYKKSMTMLAILPYMLPSWVMAFAWMSVFKNDRIGGGQGLFYSVFQISPPDRLAYGFLPIVLTMTLNYFTFFFLLLSVALGAVNASLEESARILGASSARTIRKITLPLLIPAISSGFILTFSKALGSFSVPAFLGLPTKYYTIATMLHSSIQNRMIQEAYVLCIVLLMVCALLIFFNQKAIGKRRSFATITGKDSRKHLYSLKKWHRPITWTVLGFMGAVSALPLIVLTLQTFMMSNSQFSLDQFTLHFWIGESNPAIASGEVGVLKNDALFSAIGNSLKIAFIAASIAALMGLLFGYIVSKRRNRLDGRAIEQLSYLPYLIPGIAFSAIYLSMFATPSWFMPSLYGTITLIILICVVNELPIATRSGASTMHQIGGELEEAAYVQGANWGRRFTRIMLPLSKKTLFTMFLLLFISVIKELDLIILLITPENGTLPTLMFKYAESGFQQYANALMLIIVGIILITYFIASKIGKIDFTKGIGG; encoded by the coding sequence ATGATTCAGATTTCGCGCTACCATTCACGGTCAAGGCTGTTAAATAAACTGATTCGTATTTTCACAAATCCTGTACACGTCATCTCAGCTCTCGCCTTGATTTTTCTAGTGTATATGGTGGCTTTCCCAATCGGACAGATCCTCTTGGAGACGTTTCAAGAGGATGGACGAGGGGGAGCAGCATCAGGCGGTCTTACAGCTGCGAACTGGGTGAATGTTCTTTCAGGCAGCATAAGCCAGCCGTTATTCTACAAGCCACTGTTTCATTCCTTATCCATTGGGTTAACAGTCTCTATTCTTTCCTTTTTGCTTGGTGGTGGTCTAGCGTGGCTTGTCATGCGAACGGACTTCCGTTATAAAAAATCAATGACCATGCTAGCTATTCTTCCTTATATGCTTCCTTCCTGGGTTATGGCTTTTGCCTGGATGTCTGTATTTAAAAATGATCGAATCGGTGGAGGACAAGGGTTATTTTATTCTGTGTTTCAAATAAGCCCCCCTGATAGGCTTGCTTATGGGTTTCTACCTATTGTTCTAACGATGACGTTAAATTATTTCACCTTTTTCTTTTTACTACTATCGGTCGCACTTGGGGCTGTAAATGCTAGCTTAGAAGAATCAGCACGTATCTTAGGAGCGAGCAGTGCGAGAACGATTCGTAAGATCACATTACCGCTACTGATCCCAGCTATTTCATCAGGCTTTATCTTAACGTTCTCCAAGGCACTAGGTTCGTTTAGCGTCCCGGCCTTTTTGGGATTGCCAACTAAGTACTATACGATTGCCACCATGCTTCATTCAAGTATTCAAAACCGCATGATCCAAGAAGCCTACGTGTTATGTATTGTACTCTTAATGGTGTGTGCATTGCTCATTTTCTTTAACCAAAAGGCGATCGGAAAACGCCGAAGCTTTGCGACGATTACAGGAAAAGATTCACGAAAGCATTTGTATTCGTTAAAGAAGTGGCACAGACCTATTACATGGACAGTGCTCGGATTTATGGGCGCAGTGTCTGCTCTACCACTTATCGTATTAACTCTACAAACATTTATGATGTCTAATAGCCAGTTCTCACTGGATCAATTCACGTTACACTTTTGGATAGGTGAGTCCAATCCAGCGATTGCGTCTGGGGAGGTAGGCGTATTGAAGAATGATGCTCTATTTTCTGCCATTGGAAATTCACTCAAAATCGCTTTTATTGCTGCAAGTATTGCGGCATTGATGGGGTTGTTATTTGGCTACATTGTCTCAAAGCGTCGTAATCGTTTAGATGGGCGAGCCATTGAGCAATTAAGCTATCTTCCATACTTAATTCCTGGTATTGCATTTTCTGCTATCTACCTATCTATGTTTGCTACTCCGAGTTGGTTTATGCCGAGCCTATACGGAACGATCACGTTGATTATCTTAATATGTGTGGTGAATGAATTACCAATTGCTACACGCTCAGGAGCAAGTACGATGCACCAGATTGGTGGAGAGCTGGAGGAAGCAGCTTATGTACAAGGAGCAAACTGGGGCAGACGCTTCACGCGAATCATGCTCCCTTTAAGTAAAAAGACACTCTTTACAATGTTTTTGCTTCTCTTTATCAGTGTCATTAAGGAGCTTGACTTAATTATCTTGCTCATTACTCCAGAAAACGGAACTCTACCAACACTCATGTTTAAGTACGCAGAATCGGGATTCCAGCAATATGCCAATGCTCTAATGTTAATCATCGTTGGTATCATCCTAATCACATACTTCATTGCGAGTAAGATCGGAAAGATTGACTTTACTAAAGGAATTGGAGGGTAA
- a CDS encoding extracellular solute-binding protein, translated as MNKTLRKWIPAGLALSSLLAVTACSNDSTNEANAEEGSSWLEEANLDANETPDELYELAKEEGKVVVYSQSSRIKDVKASFEKEYPGIQVDAFDLGTIEIVEKVAREQEAGLNTADVVFVKDGGGVVSGELLSEGMLHKYAPDDIVEKLDETFLDEPGLPFYFSTRAIFMNNEVYDESTITNWWDLTDEEWKSKIVMDDPLLSSDTLDLFTTIVQNADDMEAAYEEKFGNAIELDGTDNAGYEFIKQLLANDPVFVSSGDDVVEAVGTPGQEKPPVGITTSSKSRHIEEQGYTAEFLYDVEPKMSVAGTSYLYMANNAEHTAAAKLLIRWMAGEADGQGEGFRPYNVPGSWSTRTDVSVEGQRPSSDLSLWPYDGEYLYDHSNDVRNFILANQ; from the coding sequence ATGAATAAAACACTTCGTAAATGGATCCCAGCAGGACTAGCCCTTTCATCGTTGTTAGCAGTTACAGCGTGTAGTAATGACTCAACGAATGAAGCAAATGCAGAAGAAGGTTCAAGCTGGCTTGAAGAAGCGAATCTTGATGCCAATGAAACCCCTGATGAATTGTATGAGCTAGCAAAGGAAGAAGGAAAGGTTGTTGTTTACTCTCAGTCAAGTCGCATTAAGGACGTGAAGGCTAGCTTCGAAAAAGAATACCCTGGTATTCAGGTTGACGCTTTTGATTTGGGGACGATTGAAATCGTGGAAAAAGTAGCTCGTGAACAGGAAGCTGGTCTAAATACGGCTGACGTTGTCTTTGTAAAAGATGGTGGAGGTGTTGTATCAGGTGAGTTGTTAAGCGAAGGGATGCTTCATAAGTACGCACCAGATGACATAGTTGAAAAACTCGACGAAACCTTTCTTGATGAGCCAGGATTACCTTTTTACTTTTCTACTCGAGCCATTTTCATGAATAACGAGGTATATGATGAATCAACCATCACAAACTGGTGGGATTTAACGGATGAAGAATGGAAAAGCAAAATTGTGATGGATGATCCGTTGCTGTCATCTGACACACTTGATCTGTTTACAACCATTGTTCAAAACGCTGATGACATGGAAGCTGCCTATGAAGAGAAGTTTGGGAATGCCATTGAGCTTGATGGAACGGACAATGCAGGCTATGAATTTATCAAACAATTATTAGCCAACGATCCTGTATTTGTGAGCTCAGGCGATGATGTTGTTGAAGCAGTAGGGACACCAGGTCAGGAAAAACCACCAGTAGGTATCACCACTTCAAGTAAATCACGTCACATTGAAGAGCAAGGTTACACAGCGGAGTTCCTATATGATGTGGAGCCTAAAATGTCTGTAGCAGGTACATCTTACTTGTATATGGCTAACAATGCCGAGCATACAGCTGCTGCGAAGCTATTAATTCGTTGGATGGCAGGAGAAGCAGATGGACAAGGTGAAGGATTTAGACCATACAATGTGCCTGGTTCTTGGTCAACCCGTACGGATGTGTCAGTCGAAGGACAACGTCCAAGCAGCGATCTTTCCCTGTGGCCATATGACGGAGAATACTTATATGACCATTCAAATGATGTACGGAATTTTATCTTAGCAAATCAGTAA